TGGCTGGCTGGGGATTAAGCCGCTGTCCATGGGGTGAGAAAGGCGCACCCGCAGCCGCTGTTCGTCTTTATTGGCAAACAGCCGTCCCTGCAGCTCACCGAAGGTGTTTTCCCAGTCGGTGTCAGCACTGGCAATACCGGGTGTGGTGCAACCGCCGCCTTCCGCTTCAATATAGGTGCCGCCCACATGCCAAGTATCCCCCTGTTTCACCGCTACGCGCACCGCGGAGGCTTGTTCCAAGCGAATGTTTAACGATAGCTTGGCTAAGCCATGGCTCATCGGGGAATAGCGAAACAAGCGGGGAATCGGGTTGAGATCCACCCAAGCAATCATGTCGGTGATTGGCTCGCCGCTGGTTTCTAAGGCGCTGGCGTCTAGCTCAATGGGTACTTGTCCTGAGTCTTCGGCGAATCCTGGCGCGCTAACGATGACGCGCTCATCAAACACCACGGGGGCGTCGCCCAGAAAGCGTTCGCGGTACACAGGCCACATAAAGGAGTTAAGCGGATCCTGCTCAGCCGTGCTCGCTGTGGCCAACGCGGTGGTCGGCAGCGCGAGCAGTAGCCAGAAAAGCACGACGAGTGCGGGGGTAAAGGATGCGGCGATCGCCGCGGCGAGCCGTTGTAACGTGATGAAAGGGGTTAGGGTTGCCATGGTGCCTCCCAGCGTTGGAATTATTGTCCAGTCGTTTCCATACTGACCGTTTCCAACCACGTGCGAATGGCCCACAGCCCTTCTTGGCTAACGTAATCGGACATGCGCGGCATTAGTACACGGCCGTTGCGCTCGGCGCCATTGGTGACCAGCTCTTTGAACCACTCATCGCCCCATGCGCCGTTCTCCAACTCGCGCAGGTCCGGGGCGATGCCGCCGGATTTCGCTTCTAGTCCGTGGCAAGCGGCACAGTTGCTGTTGTAAGCGCGAGCACCAATATCAATGGCGAGTTCTTGCTGGGGATGATCCCGGTAGGGGTTCTCTTCCCGCCATTCGTCGCCTAAGCGTTCGAGGTCTTTAATGTCAACGGCTTGAGGGGTCACGCTGCCGTGAGACCAGGCCAGCGGCGAAGCCAGCAAAGCGGCAAGGGCGATAGCACCCACTTGGCTGCTGAGGCGTAAGGGCAGTTTTGCTGAGCTTGTTTTTGTCAGTACGGTTTTTGTAATGGTCATGGGAAATGCTCCTCAGGGGATCAATGTATCGTCACTTGAGTGAGCTTAGGCAGGCAGGCCTTTGGAACCTATAGCACCTTAGGCATCGCTAGGCTCCTCCTTTGGAAGTAGTGCTAAATCAGGATGAGAACGCGACTGGAGGGGTAGATTGGTTTGTTATCCGAGCTTCTAAGCTGGACTTAGTCTTGCTGGCACCACGCAAGCAGCAGCTTGGCCGCTTTGCAGCCATTGCATTGTGATCATTACTCGGATGGAAAACCCATGACATACGCTATCAATAACAACACGTCAGCCCGCAAAATTTCGTGGCCCTTTCGCCTGCGTACACTCACCGCCGCCGTTGCTTACGCCTCTGCCCTAGGCGTTGGGGGTGTTGCGATGACAGCCCACGCCAGCGAGGTGACCTGGGACGATATTCTCAATGACCATAACAACACTGAAACGGTGTTGATGTACGGCATGGGCGTGAAAGCACAGCGCTATAGCCCGCTTAATCAAATTAACGCAGATAACGTCGAAATGCTGACCCCTGCGTGGTCCCACTCGTTTGGCGATGAAATGCAGCGTGGCCAAGAATCTCAGGCGCTGATCCATGAAGGCGTCATTTATGTTACCGGCTCCTACTCACGTATTTTTGCTATTGATGCGCGCACTGGCCAGCGGCTGTGGTCTTACAACCATCGCCTGCCCAGCGATATCCGCCCCTGCTGTGACGTGGTGAACCGCGGTGCGGCCATCTATGGTGATAAAGTATTCTTCGGTACGTTGGATGCTGGCATCGTGGCGCTGAATAAAGATACCGGTGACGTGGTGTGGCGCGAACGCTTTGGTGACCACCGCGCGGGCTACACCATGACCGGTGCGCCAACGATTGTAGAAGATAGCGAAACAGGTCGCGTGTTGCTGATTCATGGCTCTTCGGGGGATGAGTTCGGCATTGTGGGTAAGCTGTATGCCCGCGATCCGGAAACCGGCGAAGAGATTTGGATGCGGCCCTTTGTTGAAGGCCACATGGGACGTTTGAACGGTGAAGAGAGCACTCCGACAGGTGATGCCAACGCGCCTTCCTGGCCCGATGACCCCGATAGCGAAACCGGCAAAGTACAAGCCTGGAGCCAAGGTGGTGGCGCGCCATGGCAGAGCGCCAGTTTCGACCCTGACACCAATACCATCATCATTGGCGCGGGTAACCCGGCCCCCTGGAACGGTTGGGCACGCACTTCAGAAGACGGCGATCCGTCGGACTACGACAGCCTCTATACTTCGGGTCAGTTGGGTATCGACCCTTCGACCGGTGAAGTGAAGTGGTTCTATCAGCACACGCCCAACGACACCTGGGACTTCTCGGGCAATAACGAGATCGTATTGTTTGAGTACGAAGATGAGAATGGCCAAACGGTGAATGCAGGTGCCCACGCTGACCGTAATGGCTTCTTCTATGTCACTGATCGGACCAACGGCGAGCTCATCAACGCCTTCCCCTTTGTCGATAACATCACTTGGGCCACCCACATTGATCTAGAAACCGGTCGCCCGGTTGAGGCTGAAGGCCAGCGTCCTCCGCGCTTGGAAGAAGGGCAAACCCGCTCCGAATCG
This genomic window from Halomonas sp. TD01 contains:
- a CDS encoding quinoprotein dehydrogenase-associated SoxYZ-like carrier; its protein translation is MATLTPFITLQRLAAAIAASFTPALVVLFWLLLALPTTALATASTAEQDPLNSFMWPVYRERFLGDAPVVFDERVIVSAPGFAEDSGQVPIELDASALETSGEPITDMIAWVDLNPIPRLFRYSPMSHGLAKLSLNIRLEQASAVRVAVKQGDTWHVGGTYIEAEGGGCTTPGIASADTDWENTFGELQGRLFANKDEQRLRVRLSHPMDSGLIPSQPAFYVQSFELLDQQGEQVAALDIDASVSANPTLGLHMRPSPGGYVIGARDNNGNRFSIGLQP
- the pedF gene encoding cytochrome c-550 PedF translates to MTITKTVLTKTSSAKLPLRLSSQVGAIALAALLASPLAWSHGSVTPQAVDIKDLERLGDEWREENPYRDHPQQELAIDIGARAYNSNCAACHGLEAKSGGIAPDLRELENGAWGDEWFKELVTNGAERNGRVLMPRMSDYVSQEGLWAIRTWLETVSMETTGQ
- a CDS encoding methanol/ethanol family PQQ-dependent dehydrogenase, which codes for MTAHASEVTWDDILNDHNNTETVLMYGMGVKAQRYSPLNQINADNVEMLTPAWSHSFGDEMQRGQESQALIHEGVIYVTGSYSRIFAIDARTGQRLWSYNHRLPSDIRPCCDVVNRGAAIYGDKVFFGTLDAGIVALNKDTGDVVWRERFGDHRAGYTMTGAPTIVEDSETGRVLLIHGSSGDEFGIVGKLYARDPETGEEIWMRPFVEGHMGRLNGEESTPTGDANAPSWPDDPDSETGKVQAWSQGGGAPWQSASFDPDTNTIIIGAGNPAPWNGWARTSEDGDPSDYDSLYTSGQLGIDPSTGEVKWFYQHTPNDTWDFSGNNEIVLFEYEDENGQTVNAGAHADRNGFFYVTDRTNGELINAFPFVDNITWATHIDLETGRPVEAEGQRPPRLEEGQTRSESVEVSPPFLGGKNWNPMAYSEDTGLFYVPGNHWKEDYWTEEVEYVEGAAYLGMGFRIKRMYDDHVGILRAVDPVTGEYAWEHKEPMPLWAGVLATHGDLVFTGTGDGYFKAFHAETGEELWKFQVGTGIISPPVTWEMDGEQYIGVTAGYGGAVPLWGGDMAELTRPIAQGGSFWVFKLPSFVQDLANR